A window of Rhizobium tumorigenes contains these coding sequences:
- a CDS encoding D-2-hydroxyacid dehydrogenase family protein has protein sequence MKIAVLDDYQNVALTLADWSDVTRRAEVTVFNDHLADRQKLVQRLAPFDVICVMRERTPMPAELLAQLPNLKLIVSTGARNASIDVASAAERGIVVKHTGYASTATVEMTWALILGVARHVASENASLRSGGWQRSIGSDLNGRTLGLLGLGNVGSRVATIAHAFGMKTIAWSQNLTAEKAEQFGTTLVSKEALFRQSDFLSVHLVLSDRSRGLVGAGEIALMKPTAFLINSSRGPIVTEAALIDALRRDAIAGAAVDVFDVEPMLPDHPFRTLPNMLATPHIGYVSQSLYETFYRDTVSHISEWLTAKAG, from the coding sequence ATGAAAATCGCAGTCCTCGACGACTATCAGAATGTGGCCCTGACGCTTGCCGACTGGTCGGATGTGACCAGGCGGGCCGAGGTCACCGTCTTTAACGATCACCTCGCCGACCGGCAGAAACTCGTCCAGCGGCTGGCGCCGTTCGATGTGATATGCGTCATGCGCGAGCGCACGCCGATGCCGGCCGAGCTGCTTGCGCAATTGCCCAACCTGAAGCTCATCGTCTCGACCGGTGCGCGCAATGCCTCGATCGATGTGGCCTCCGCGGCGGAACGCGGCATCGTCGTCAAGCACACGGGTTATGCATCTACGGCCACCGTGGAAATGACATGGGCGCTGATCCTCGGCGTTGCCCGCCACGTCGCCAGCGAGAATGCCTCGCTTCGCTCCGGCGGCTGGCAGCGTTCGATCGGTTCCGATCTCAACGGCCGGACACTCGGGTTGCTCGGGCTTGGCAATGTCGGCTCGCGGGTCGCGACCATCGCCCACGCATTCGGCATGAAGACCATCGCCTGGAGCCAGAACCTGACGGCAGAAAAGGCCGAACAGTTCGGGACGACGCTGGTCTCGAAAGAGGCTCTGTTCCGGCAATCCGATTTCCTGAGCGTGCACCTCGTACTCAGCGATCGCAGTCGCGGACTGGTCGGAGCTGGCGAGATTGCGCTGATGAAGCCGACCGCCTTCCTCATCAACAGCTCGCGCGGCCCGATCGTCACGGAGGCAGCGCTGATCGATGCGCTCAGGCGCGATGCCATCGCAGGGGCTGCAGTGGATGTCTTCGACGTCGAACCGATGCTGCCGGATCATCCATTCCGGACGCTCCCCAATATGCTGGCAACACCGCATATCGGCTACGTCTCGCAGTCGCTGTACGAGACGTTTTACCGCGATACCGTTTCCCATATCAGTGAATGGCTAACCGCGAAGGCCGGGTAG
- a CDS encoding ATP-dependent DNA ligase, with protein sequence MMAVKAGRKGKKAGASKGDLLGIALDTPPMEARSAEALPQGDGWQYEPKWDGFRCLAFKNGDDVALHAKSGKPLGRYFPEVLALLAEIPAERFIIDSELVIEVDGHLSFEALQMRLHPAESRIRKLSAATPARLVMFDMLLSSDGMPLVDLPMSERRNALESFAKQNPRPRQMVLSPFTTDLTQAERWLSSSGNSATDGVVAKRRDGAYEPGIRAMLKVKRLRTADCVIGGFRYESHSAEVGSLLLGLYNEEGKLDHVGYTSTISDEERPDLTKRLEALQSPPGFGGKAPGGPSRWTTERSAAWQPLRPELVVEVRFDQVTGQRFRHGTKLVRWRPDKDPRQCTFEQIAPPLAPDEVD encoded by the coding sequence ATGATGGCGGTGAAGGCAGGCCGGAAAGGCAAGAAGGCTGGAGCCAGCAAGGGAGACCTGCTTGGCATCGCGCTCGATACACCCCCGATGGAGGCGCGCTCCGCCGAGGCGTTGCCGCAGGGCGATGGCTGGCAATACGAACCGAAGTGGGACGGCTTTCGCTGCCTCGCGTTCAAAAACGGCGACGATGTCGCGCTTCATGCGAAATCCGGCAAACCTCTCGGACGCTACTTTCCGGAGGTACTCGCCCTGCTGGCCGAAATTCCGGCCGAGAGGTTTATTATCGACAGCGAGTTGGTGATCGAAGTCGACGGCCACCTCTCGTTCGAAGCGTTACAGATGCGGCTTCATCCGGCGGAAAGCCGCATTCGAAAGCTCTCCGCCGCCACGCCTGCTCGTCTCGTCATGTTCGACATGCTGCTGTCTTCGGACGGAATGCCACTCGTCGACCTGCCGATGTCCGAGCGCCGCAATGCGCTCGAGAGCTTCGCAAAGCAGAATCCCCGTCCGCGGCAGATGGTACTGTCGCCCTTCACGACCGATCTTACCCAGGCGGAACGCTGGCTTTCCTCGTCGGGAAACAGTGCCACTGACGGCGTCGTTGCGAAACGTCGCGATGGCGCCTACGAGCCCGGTATCCGCGCAATGTTGAAGGTGAAGAGGCTACGTACTGCGGATTGCGTCATCGGCGGCTTTCGCTATGAGAGCCACAGTGCAGAAGTCGGCTCGCTGCTGCTCGGCCTCTACAATGAGGAGGGCAAACTCGATCACGTTGGCTATACCTCGACCATTTCAGACGAGGAACGGCCGGACCTGACGAAACGGCTTGAAGCGCTGCAGTCACCACCGGGTTTCGGCGGAAAGGCGCCGGGGGGGCCCAGCCGGTGGACGACCGAACGCAGCGCCGCGTGGCAGCCCCTTCGGCCGGAACTTGTGGTCGAGGTCCGGTTCGACCAGGTGACTGGCCAACGGTTCCGTCACGGAACGAAGCTGGTGCGCTGGAGACCCGACAAGGATCCGCGCCAGTGCACATTCGAGCAGATAGCCCCGCCTCTTGCACCGGACGAGGTCGATTAG